Proteins encoded in a region of the Candidatus Poribacteria bacterium genome:
- a CDS encoding Gfo/Idh/MocA family oxidoreductase — MNDQKSLAIGIIGAGSMGRHHQAAVTDYGARVVAVHDVRLEAARELASHTESALATTALDTFFDVDMDGVVITTPPPVRLEPIQMACDRGIPVMVEKPPALDMVEGRKCLACIEEADVIAAVGFQLRYHPLYEQLKALIASETVHLVRTVCTVDYFLSFRMSPWFLQYEISGGPLPEQAVHVLDCARFVMGNPKPVQAHALAVKNMALERTEFDAENAIQMTYQLDNGVFGTHMNHCGTEQFSFEVEVVGPHLRLQAKMTDNVIRGYLNGEVVNEPAVSENSLGLDKSGAWLRAIETGDRTLIRSPFADAIETLALIDAAVQSRDTGRFMNVRELN, encoded by the coding sequence ATGAACGATCAAAAATCGTTAGCAATAGGCATCATCGGTGCTGGCAGTATGGGAAGACATCATCAGGCGGCGGTAACCGATTACGGTGCGCGTGTTGTCGCTGTCCATGATGTAAGGCTTGAGGCGGCGCGTGAACTCGCATCGCATACCGAATCAGCACTTGCCACTACCGCTTTAGATACCTTTTTCGATGTGGACATGGATGGGGTGGTTATCACGACACCACCCCCTGTCCGGCTTGAACCGATCCAGATGGCGTGCGACCGCGGTATTCCTGTGATGGTTGAAAAACCGCCTGCCTTGGATATGGTTGAGGGCAGGAAATGCCTGGCATGTATTGAGGAAGCGGATGTCATTGCTGCTGTTGGGTTCCAACTCCGCTATCATCCGCTCTATGAACAACTGAAAGCGTTAATCGCTTCGGAAACCGTCCACCTCGTGCGGACAGTATGTACCGTTGATTATTTTTTGAGTTTCCGTATGTCGCCTTGGTTTCTGCAGTATGAGATAAGCGGGGGGCCCTTGCCGGAACAGGCGGTGCATGTGTTGGATTGTGCGCGTTTTGTAATGGGAAACCCGAAACCTGTGCAAGCCCACGCGCTCGCTGTTAAAAACATGGCGTTGGAACGAACCGAATTCGATGCCGAAAATGCCATCCAGATGACCTATCAACTGGACAACGGCGTTTTCGGAACACACATGAATCATTGTGGCACCGAGCAATTTAGCTTTGAGGTTGAAGTCGTCGGACCCCATTTACGATTACAAGCGAAAATGACGGATAACGTTATCCGTGGATACCTTAATGGTGAGGTGGTCAATGAACCGGCGGTTTCCGAAAATAGTCTGGGTTTAGACAAATCCGGGGCATGGTTACGTGCCATTGAAACAGGCGACAGAACACTGATTCGCTCGCCATTCGCTGATGCTATTGAGACACTCGCCCTAATTGATGCCGCGGTCCAAAGTCGAGACACCGGCAGATTTATGAACGTGAGAGAATTGAATTAG
- a CDS encoding LamG domain-containing protein, with translation MKQRAIFGLLLLILICGTAVCEAQELVLHLSFDALDGKVAKDRSEFGNDATFKGSPKLIEGVFGKALEFDGKTSAQIPDHASLDIVDGITIEFWAIVKGGEAIQSGVEKGTAWVSGLYNLAALYNGGTILQFFDLPEPCNDDNIGPSIQDDEWHFLVGTWDGKDILLYIDGELEAEMPCKGELKPNNDPLFIGARGGSGRFLTGALDEIKMYNYALTKAELLKDMEEPVPLHVGVQDKLTTVWARLKTD, from the coding sequence TTGAAACAGCGTGCTATTTTTGGGTTGCTCCTTCTCATTTTGATATGTGGTACGGCGGTTTGTGAGGCACAAGAATTGGTCCTACACCTCTCCTTTGATGCGTTAGATGGAAAGGTTGCAAAGGATAGGTCTGAATTTGGTAACGACGCAACCTTCAAGGGTTCACCAAAACTCATTGAAGGTGTTTTTGGAAAAGCATTGGAGTTCGACGGAAAAACTTCCGCACAAATTCCCGATCACGCAAGCCTTGATATAGTGGACGGAATTACTATCGAATTCTGGGCGATTGTTAAGGGCGGAGAGGCGATCCAGAGCGGTGTTGAAAAAGGAACTGCTTGGGTTTCGGGTTTATATAACCTCGCTGCACTTTATAACGGCGGAACAATTCTTCAGTTCTTCGACCTACCTGAACCATGCAACGACGATAACATCGGTCCGAGCATCCAAGATGATGAGTGGCACTTTCTTGTAGGCACGTGGGATGGTAAAGATATCCTGCTTTACATTGATGGCGAACTCGAAGCAGAAATGCCGTGTAAAGGTGAACTGAAGCCGAACAACGATCCTCTTTTTATCGGTGCACGCGGCGGAAGTGGGCGTTTTCTCACCGGTGCCTTAGATGAAATCAAAATGTACAACTACGCCTTAACCAAGGCAGAGTTGCTCAAGGATATGGAAGAGCCTGTTCCGCTGCATGTTGGCGTACAGGATAAATTGACAACCGTTTGGGCACGTCTCAAAACCGACTAA
- a CDS encoding peptidylprolyl isomerase produces the protein MKITRYLLAQSTRQNLLYKSPTFFLLLLTLIGCALPFSQNLTPEEQVAVVTTDKGTIVLEFYPDAAPVAVDNFIKLINQKFYDGLTFHRKVDAPGLNIIQGGCPEGDGTSGPGWTIVDEYTNPNQRPHVRGTLAMARTSAPNSSGSQFYICLKPQPHLDGDYTTFGGVIQGMDVVDQLSMGDVMTKIRLEAKSKYVQATAE, from the coding sequence ATGAAAATAACACGCTATCTGTTGGCGCAGTCCACGCGCCAAAATCTGCTTTATAAAAGTCCAACGTTTTTTCTTTTACTACTGACCCTAATTGGCTGCGCGCTTCCCTTCAGCCAGAATCTAACGCCTGAAGAACAGGTCGCGGTCGTCACAACCGACAAAGGCACTATTGTGCTTGAGTTCTACCCCGATGCTGCCCCTGTGGCAGTGGATAATTTCATCAAACTGATTAATCAGAAGTTTTACGACGGCTTAACATTTCATCGGAAAGTTGATGCCCCCGGTTTGAATATCATTCAGGGCGGGTGTCCAGAAGGCGATGGAACAAGTGGTCCCGGTTGGACTATTGTCGACGAGTACACAAATCCGAACCAACGCCCACATGTCAGAGGCACGTTGGCAATGGCTCGGACTTCCGCACCGAACTCATCCGGGAGCCAATTCTATATCTGCTTGAAACCCCAACCCCATCTTGACGGAGACTACACTACCTTCGGTGGTGTAATTCAAGGGATGGATGTCGTCGATCAGTTATCGATGGGCGATGTCATGACCAAAATCCGATTGGAGGCGAAGTCAAAATATGTTCAGGCAACAGCAGAATAA
- a CDS encoding peptidylprolyl isomerase codes for MFRQQQNKQHRQFAAAAVFVLATFFATFVLSCAQEDKPAPVPRARRAGTGTATTTAKPQIDPATVVAVVETAKGTIEFEFLAAEAPETSKNFIKNAQVMYYKGEKFNRAEELLIQAGSKLAAGDTLPIENGSQEMSRGVVAMAKEEGASVSYASEFFICRGDAILDSDYTIFGKVISGMDVVDSIAVDDVITNITIRDKE; via the coding sequence ATGTTCAGGCAACAGCAGAATAAGCAACATCGGCAGTTCGCAGCCGCAGCAGTCTTTGTATTAGCGACATTCTTCGCTACTTTTGTGCTGAGTTGCGCACAAGAAGATAAGCCAGCCCCCGTCCCACGTGCCCGCCGCGCTGGCACAGGCACTGCAACAACCACGGCAAAACCACAGATTGATCCCGCAACGGTCGTCGCAGTTGTTGAAACGGCAAAGGGGACTATTGAATTTGAATTCCTTGCAGCCGAAGCACCGGAAACTTCCAAGAACTTCATCAAAAACGCGCAGGTGATGTATTACAAGGGTGAGAAGTTCAATCGCGCTGAAGAACTCCTGATTCAAGCAGGTTCAAAACTTGCCGCTGGAGATACACTCCCCATTGAGAATGGTTCGCAAGAGATGTCGCGAGGCGTTGTCGCGATGGCAAAAGAGGAGGGCGCAAGCGTCTCCTACGCATCCGAATTCTTTATTTGCCGAGGAGACGCGATCCTCGACAGTGATTACACCATTTTCGGAAAAGTCATTAGTGGGATGGACGTGGTT